One Clavelina lepadiformis chromosome 1, kaClaLepa1.1, whole genome shotgun sequence genomic region harbors:
- the LOC143456477 gene encoding regulator of G-protein signaling 21-like, with protein MPIIRRSSDFSTFSTKFQRSNDNDFPKTASFCCTRKALRNSNAGQMQTKQTSDMKVMKVVTLRMILNNKQTYKIFEQFLEDEHSDENLEFWSDVNTFREESTKKKKKHAQKIYSRFIKESSKREVNLDFSVRKQMERDLKTCEAEIFNDAQEIIFQLMDKGSFIRFKNSSKFRKCEVILHLSDKDQIEKCNSPKR; from the exons atgccGATAATCAGACGTTCATCAGACTTTTCCACGTTTTCGACAAAGTTCCAACGTAGCAACGACAACGATTTTCCAAAAACTGCTTCCTTCTGCTGTACGAGAAAAGCTCTGAGAAATAGTAATGCTGGCCAAATGCA GACAAAACAAACATCTGATATGAAAGTTATGAAAGTCGTGACTTTGCGTATGATCTTGAACAACAAAC AGACTTATAAAATCTTTGAGCAATTCTTGGAAGATGAACATAGCGACGAAAATCTGGAGTTCTGGTCGGATGTCAACACTTTTCGTGAGGAATCGacaaaaaagaagaagaaacaCGCTCAAAAAATCTATTCTCGTTTCATCAAGGAATCTTCCAAACGAGAA gttAATTTGGATTTTTCCGTTCGCAAGCAAATGGAAAGAGACCTTAAAACATGCGAAGCTGAAATCTTTAACGACGCGCAAGAAATCATATTTCAGTTGATGGACAAAGGCTCCTTTATCCGATTCAAGAACAGCTCAAAGTTTCGCAAGTGCGAGGTCATTCTTCACCTTAGTGATAAGgatcaaattgaaaaatgcaaTTCACCAAAGCGCTGA
- the LOC143456386 gene encoding arylsulfatase B-like isoform X1, whose product MLTGYYPVSIGMQEGVVTATQIKGLPLNLKLLPEYLQQVGNYTSYVAGKWHLGFCNTKYTPLGRGFSKHYGFYNGHIGYYDHMVGETGETAIDYRNDTTVNYAAYNKYATTDLTDAAIEFIENQNPDEPMFLYMAYNAPHSPFEVDAKYSNLYTKLRGGKRKIYLGMITALDEQVGGLKSALVDREMWDNTVFVFYSDNGGGTRRNGQSGNNYPLRGKKDTLWDGGYRVPAFFHSPLLTNSGYSHNGLFHVSDLFATFVYLASGKDAYAVPSGIDGMNIWESISDNSVSPRNELVYNIIEHSTSSKPPARVVEQAAIRYNNYKLIEIDAGVSVGFGGLNDWITPPENSTDVIGTPANMNAHTIGSYDYYLFDLEEDPYETNNIAATDITNLSLMLTRLSAAKGKAVHAIDSTTSDNGLPSNNGGVWGPGFC is encoded by the exons ATGCTTACTGGATACTACCCAGTAAGCATTGGAATGCAG GAAGGCGTCGTGACGGCAACGCAGATAAAAGGACTTCcgttaaatttaaagttacTTCCGGAATATTTGCAGCAAGTCGGAAACTACACGAGTTACGTGGCCGGAAAGTGGCATTTGGGATTTTGCAATACGAAGTACACCCCACTTGGAAG AGGATTCTCAAAACATTATGGATTTTACAACGGTCACATTGGATATTATGACCACATGGTTGGAGAAACGGGAGAAA CTGCCATCGACTACAGAAATGATACTACTGTCAATTATGCTGCCTATAACAAATATGCGACCACGGATCTCACTGATGCTGCGATCGAGTTTATAGAAAATCAAAATCCAGATGAACCAATGTTTCTCTACATGGCTTACAATGCTCCTCACTCGCCGTTTGAG GTTGACGCCAAATATTCCAACTTGTACACAAAACTCAGAGGCGGGAAACGGAAGATTTATTTAGGAATGATAACCGCCCTCGATGAGCAAGTTGGAGGACTGAAAAGTGCTCTTGTTGACCGAGAAATGTGGGACAACACAGTATTCGTTTTTTATTCCGAT AACGGCGGGGGCACCAGAAGAAACGGACAGAGCGGTAACAATTATCCATTAAGAGGAAAAAAGGACACTTTATGGGATGGCGGATACAGAGTTCCGGCATTTTTTCACAGCCCACTCCTAACGAACAGTGGTTACTCACATAACGG GTTGTTTCACGTGTCGGATCTTTTTGCCACTTTCGTATACTTGGCAAGTGGAAAAGATGCGTATGCAGTTCCCTCCGGTATCGACGGAATGAATATCTGGGAGTCCATCTCTGATAATTCGGTTTCCCCAAG AAATGAGCTGGTGTACAACATCATCGAACATTCAACTTCGTCCAAACCACCAGCAAGGGTCGTTGAACAAGCCGCTATCAGATACAACAACTATAAGTTGATTGAAATAGATGCCGGAGTGTCCGTAGGTTTCGGAGGAC TGAACGACTGGATAACACCTCCAGAAAATTCCACAGACGTGATTGGAACGCCAGCAAATATGAACGCCCACACTATCGGTAGTTACGACTATTACCTCTTCGACCTTGAAG AGGACCCGTACGAGACAAATAATATTGCCGCTACAGACATCACAAATTTATCTCTGATGCTGACCAGGCTGTCAGCAGCGAAGGGGAAGGCAGTGCACGCCATAGACAGCACAACATCGGACAATGGGTTGCCAAGCAATAATGGCGGCGTTTGGGGTCCTGGATTCTGTTAA
- the LOC143456386 gene encoding arylsulfatase B-like isoform X2 yields the protein MLTGYYPEGVVTATQIKGLPLNLKLLPEYLQQVGNYTSYVAGKWHLGFCNTKYTPLGRGFSKHYGFYNGHIGYYDHMVGETGETAIDYRNDTTVNYAAYNKYATTDLTDAAIEFIENQNPDEPMFLYMAYNAPHSPFEVDAKYSNLYTKLRGGKRKIYLGMITALDEQVGGLKSALVDREMWDNTVFVFYSDNGGGTRRNGQSGNNYPLRGKKDTLWDGGYRVPAFFHSPLLTNSGYSHNGLFHVSDLFATFVYLASGKDAYAVPSGIDGMNIWESISDNSVSPRNELVYNIIEHSTSSKPPARVVEQAAIRYNNYKLIEIDAGVSVGFGGLNDWITPPENSTDVIGTPANMNAHTIGSYDYYLFDLEEDPYETNNIAATDITNLSLMLTRLSAAKGKAVHAIDSTTSDNGLPSNNGGVWGPGFC from the exons ATGCTTACTGGATACTACCCA GAAGGCGTCGTGACGGCAACGCAGATAAAAGGACTTCcgttaaatttaaagttacTTCCGGAATATTTGCAGCAAGTCGGAAACTACACGAGTTACGTGGCCGGAAAGTGGCATTTGGGATTTTGCAATACGAAGTACACCCCACTTGGAAG AGGATTCTCAAAACATTATGGATTTTACAACGGTCACATTGGATATTATGACCACATGGTTGGAGAAACGGGAGAAA CTGCCATCGACTACAGAAATGATACTACTGTCAATTATGCTGCCTATAACAAATATGCGACCACGGATCTCACTGATGCTGCGATCGAGTTTATAGAAAATCAAAATCCAGATGAACCAATGTTTCTCTACATGGCTTACAATGCTCCTCACTCGCCGTTTGAG GTTGACGCCAAATATTCCAACTTGTACACAAAACTCAGAGGCGGGAAACGGAAGATTTATTTAGGAATGATAACCGCCCTCGATGAGCAAGTTGGAGGACTGAAAAGTGCTCTTGTTGACCGAGAAATGTGGGACAACACAGTATTCGTTTTTTATTCCGAT AACGGCGGGGGCACCAGAAGAAACGGACAGAGCGGTAACAATTATCCATTAAGAGGAAAAAAGGACACTTTATGGGATGGCGGATACAGAGTTCCGGCATTTTTTCACAGCCCACTCCTAACGAACAGTGGTTACTCACATAACGG GTTGTTTCACGTGTCGGATCTTTTTGCCACTTTCGTATACTTGGCAAGTGGAAAAGATGCGTATGCAGTTCCCTCCGGTATCGACGGAATGAATATCTGGGAGTCCATCTCTGATAATTCGGTTTCCCCAAG AAATGAGCTGGTGTACAACATCATCGAACATTCAACTTCGTCCAAACCACCAGCAAGGGTCGTTGAACAAGCCGCTATCAGATACAACAACTATAAGTTGATTGAAATAGATGCCGGAGTGTCCGTAGGTTTCGGAGGAC TGAACGACTGGATAACACCTCCAGAAAATTCCACAGACGTGATTGGAACGCCAGCAAATATGAACGCCCACACTATCGGTAGTTACGACTATTACCTCTTCGACCTTGAAG AGGACCCGTACGAGACAAATAATATTGCCGCTACAGACATCACAAATTTATCTCTGATGCTGACCAGGCTGTCAGCAGCGAAGGGGAAGGCAGTGCACGCCATAGACAGCACAACATCGGACAATGGGTTGCCAAGCAATAATGGCGGCGTTTGGGGTCCTGGATTCTGTTAA